One window from the genome of Gadus macrocephalus chromosome 7, ASM3116895v1 encodes:
- the mettl27 gene encoding methyltransferase-like protein 27 isoform X2: protein MSSETRTLDNVKDVILSAHMNLSPAEKVEFYNTWSENYDKDVSLLDYRAPLLAADLVSAHFPGERGAAWVLDVACGTGLVAAEMKKHGFGRLVGLDGSKGMLQLAKNTGLYEDVRQCMLGEDQLPVTWGSFDVVLIVGALSDGQVPACIAKELCKATKPGGLVCMTTRSNRDNVLYKACLEQQLKLMEDEGLWSRVTATEVEEWERAVSVDEVGYIGGCVYIYRVSDVKP from the exons ATGTCTTCTGAGACGAGGACGTTGGACAATGTGAAAGACGTTATTCTATCAGCTCACATGAACCTCTCACCAGCAGAAAAGGTGGAGTTCTACAACACGTGGTCAGAGAACTATGACAAG GATGTGTCTCTCCTGGACTACCGTGCGCCCCTTCTAGCAGCCGACCTGGTCTCCGCCCACTTCCCCGGGGAGCGGGGGGCGGCGTGGGTGCTGGACGTTGCGTGTGGGACCGGGTTGGTGGCTGCAGAG ATGAAGAAGCACGGGTTTGGACGTCTTGTTGGCCTTGACGGAAGCAAGGGTATGCTCCAGCTGGCCAAAAACACGGGGCTCTACGAAGACGTCAggcagtgcatgctgggagaagACCAGCTACCGGTGACATGGG GCTCATTTGATGTGGTGTTAATTGTTGGAGCGCTTAGCGATGGTCAGGTTCCAGCTTGTATTGCCAAAGAGCTGTGTAAGGCCACCAAACCAG GGGGCCTCGTCTGTATGACCACCAGAAGCAACCGAGACAACGTGCTTTACAAAGCGTGtttggagcagcagctgaagcTCATGGAGGACGAAGGTCTGTGGAGTCGTGTGACCGcgacggaggtggaggagtgggagagagctGTGTCGGTGGATGAGGTGGGCTACATCGGCGGCTGTGTTTACATATACAGGGTCTCTGATGTAAAGCCATGA
- the LOC132460897 gene encoding claudin-4-like, whose product MEGQGRLIGGLALVLVGILGVGLTTGLPMWRESSFVGANIVSAQTIWDGLWLACVVQSTGQMQCKKPSGITYTTDLQAGRALTLLSIILGLIGFIIAIMGGGVANCSSAPPDDYYTTSQSGTRASQNKAALLGGLLCLVAGVLCLVAVIWSAALTAYVSNDPLIVTSLKRDVGTSIYIGLASGVLLLLGGAVVCMVCGNKPSAPQRVYLRPPVEYRYAAPSQDSRSWRKNGPYDQPLETRDGSRYPAWSPGPSAASFPR is encoded by the exons ATGGAAGGACAAGGCAGACTGATAGGGGGTCTGGCTCTGGTGCTGGTGGGGATCCTGGGAGTGGGTCTGACGACGGGACTGCCCATGTGGCGAGAATCATCTTTTGTGGGTGCAAATATTGTGTCAGCACAAACG ATCTGGGACGGCCTGTGGCTGGCCTGTGTGGTCCAGTCCACGGGCCAGATGCAGTGTAAGAAACCGTCGGGCATCACCTACACCACCGACCTGCAGGCGGGGCGGGCCCTCACGCTGCTGTCCATCATCCTGGGCCTCATCGGCTTCATCATCGCCATCatgggagggggcgtggccaactGCAGCAGCGCTCCACCCGACGACTATTACACCACCAGTCAGTCCGGCACGCGGGCCTCCCAGAACAAG GCCGCCCTGCTGGGGGGGCTCCTGTGTCTGGTTGCGGGGGTCCTGTGTCTGGTGGCGGTCATCTGGTCGGCGGCGCTGACCGCCTATGTGAGCAACGACCCGCTGATTGTGACCTCCCTGAAGCGGGACGTGGGCACCTCCATCTACATCGGCCTGGCCTCGggggtcctgctgctgctgggcgggGCCGTGGTCTGCATGGTGTGCGGGAACAAGCCTAGCGCCCCCCAGCGGGTCTACCTGCGCCCCCCGGTAGAGTACAGATATGCCGCCCCCTCCCAGGACAGCCGGTCATGGCGCAAGAACGGGCCGTACGACCAGCCCCTGGAGACCCGGGACGGCTCCCGGTACCCAGCTTGGAGCCCGGGGCCCAGCGCCGCCTCCTTCCCAAGATAA
- the nf2b gene encoding NF2, moesin-ezrin-radixin like (MERLIN) tumor suppressor b, translating into MSILGLKKKQPKTFKVKVITMDAEMEFSCEVKWKGKDLFDLVCRTVGLRETWFFGLRYTVKDTYAWLKPEKRVLDQEVPKDSPITFSFLAKFFPEKVEEELVQEITQHLFFLQVKKQILDEEIFCSPEASVLLASYAVQAKYGDYDPNFHKPGFLAQDELLPQRVLMQYQMTAEMWEEKITAWYAEHRGIARDEAEMDYLKIAQDLEMYGISYFSITQNKRDTDLLLGVDAQGLHIYSPNSKLNPNKSFPWSDIRNISYSEKEFTIKPLDKKKDVFKFYSSQLRVNKLILQLCIGNHDLFMRRRKVDSIEVQQMKAQAKEEKARKKVERQILAREKQMREEAERAKEEMERRLFQLQDEARLANEALLRSEETADLLAEKAQIAEEEAKLLAHKAADSEQERQRLEVTAMKTKEEKRLMEQKMREAEQLAVKLVEQSERRLKEADHLKQDLTEAKDAERRAKQKLLEITKTTYPLIAAYSTPPPPPPPPPPEAAEAGCDAASMRLDFKDSDMKRLSMEIERERLEYMEKSKHLQDQLKELKTEIESLKLEEQQQQQASLYSLRGDVRQYAQPHYAQPHSNRNSAYMSQMAFFEEV; encoded by the exons ATGTCTATACTGGGCTTAAAAAAGAAACAACCAAAGACCTTTAAAGTCAAAGTCATCACCATGGATGCTGAAATGGAATTCAGCTGCGAG GTCAAGTGGAAGGGGAAGGACCTGTTTGATTTGGTGTGCAGGACGGTTGGTCTGAGAGAGACCTGGTTCTTTGGCCTCCGCTACACCGTGAAGGACACGTACGCCTGGCTGAAGCCTGAGAAGAGG GTCCTCGATCAGGAAGTTCCCAAGGACTCACCGATAACCTTTAGTTTCTTGGCTAAGTTCTTCCCAGAAAAAGTAGAAGAAGAATTGGTCCAGGAGATTACGCAGCACCTCTTCTTCCTTCAG GTGAAGAAACAGATTTTGGATGAAGAGATCTTCTGCTCTCCCGAAGCCTCGGTTCTGCTGGCGTCCTACGCTGTCCAAGCCAAG TATGGGGATTATGACCCAAACTTCCACAAGCCTGGGTTCTTAGCCCAAGATGAGCTGTTGCCTCAAAGG GTTCTGATGCAGTACCAAATGACAGCGGAGATGTGGGAGGAGAAGATCACTGCATGGTATGCAGAGCACAGAGGTATCGCCAG AGATGAAGCTGAGATGGACTACCTCAAGATTGCCCAGGACCTTGAGATGTACGGCATCAGCTACTTTTCCATAACT caaaacaagagagacacagacctgctgctgggtgtggacgcccagGGTCTCCACATCTACAGCCCCAACAGCAAGCTCAACCCCAACAAGTCCTTCCCCTGGAGCGACATCCGCAACATATCCTACAGCGAGAAGGAG TTCACTATTAAACCCCTGGACAAGAAGAAAGACGTGTTCAAGTTTTACTCTTCCCAGCTGCGTGTCAACAAACTG ATCCTGCAGCTGTGCATCGGCAACCATGACCTGttcatgaggaggaggaaggtggacTCCATCGAAGTGCAGCAGATGAAGGCTCAGGCCAAAGAAGAGAAGGCCCGCAAGAAG gtggaGCGGCAAATCCTGGCCCGGGAGAAGCagatgagggaggaggcggagcgggccaaagaggagatggagaggagactCTTTCAGCTCCAAGACGAAGCACGATTGGCCAATGAGGCACTG CTGCGGTCAGAGGAGACGGCAGACCTGCTGGCGGAGAAGGCCCAGAtagcggaggaggaggccaagCTGCTGGCCCACAAGGCCGCCGACTCGGAGCAGGAGAGGCAGCGGCTGGAGGTGACGGCCATGAAGAccaaggaggagaagaggctgaTGGAGCAGAAGATGAGGGAGGCGGAGCAGCTGGCCGTCAAGCTGGTGGAGCAGTCGGAGCGGAG GTTGAAGGAAGCGGATCACCTGAAGCAGGACCTGACTGAGGCCAAAGACGCGGAGCGCCGAGCCAAACAGAAGCTCCTGGAGATCACCAAGACCACGTACCCG CTCATAGCGGCCTACTCCacgccgcctcctcccccgccaccccctccccccgagGCTGCGGAGGCCGGCTGCGACGCGGCATCCATGCGTCTGGACTTCAAGGACTCGGACATGAAGCGGCTGTCCATGGAGATCGAGAGGGAGAG GCTGGAGTACATGGAGAAGAGTAAGCACCTGCAGGACcagctgaaggagctgaagaCGGAGATCGAGTCTCTgaagctggaggagcagcagcagcagcaggccagcCTCTACAGCCTGCGGGGGGATGTCCGCCAGTACGCCCAGCCCCACTACGCCCAGCCCCACAGCAAC CGGAACTCTGCCTACATGTCTCAGATGGCGTTCTTTGAAGAGGTGTGA
- the mettl27 gene encoding methyltransferase-like protein 27 isoform X3 — MSSETRTLDNVKDVILSAHMNLSPAEKVEFYNTWSENYDKDVSLLDYRAPLLAADLVSAHFPGERGAAWVLDVACGTGLVAAEMKKHGFGRLVGLDGSKGMLQLAKNTGLYEDVRQCMLGEDQLPVTWGGLVCMTTRSNRDNVLYKACLEQQLKLMEDEGLWSRVTATEVEEWERAVSVDEVGYIGGCVYIYRVSDVKP, encoded by the exons ATGTCTTCTGAGACGAGGACGTTGGACAATGTGAAAGACGTTATTCTATCAGCTCACATGAACCTCTCACCAGCAGAAAAGGTGGAGTTCTACAACACGTGGTCAGAGAACTATGACAAG GATGTGTCTCTCCTGGACTACCGTGCGCCCCTTCTAGCAGCCGACCTGGTCTCCGCCCACTTCCCCGGGGAGCGGGGGGCGGCGTGGGTGCTGGACGTTGCGTGTGGGACCGGGTTGGTGGCTGCAGAG ATGAAGAAGCACGGGTTTGGACGTCTTGTTGGCCTTGACGGAAGCAAGGGTATGCTCCAGCTGGCCAAAAACACGGGGCTCTACGAAGACGTCAggcagtgcatgctgggagaagACCAGCTACCGGTGACATGGG GGGGCCTCGTCTGTATGACCACCAGAAGCAACCGAGACAACGTGCTTTACAAAGCGTGtttggagcagcagctgaagcTCATGGAGGACGAAGGTCTGTGGAGTCGTGTGACCGcgacggaggtggaggagtgggagagagctGTGTCGGTGGATGAGGTGGGCTACATCGGCGGCTGTGTTTACATATACAGGGTCTCTGATGTAAAGCCATGA
- the mettl27 gene encoding methyltransferase-like protein 27 isoform X1 translates to MSSETRTLDNVKDVILSAHMNLSPAEKVEFYNTWSENYDKDVSLLDYRAPLLAADLVSAHFPGERGAAWVLDVACGTGLVAAEMKKHGFGRLVGLDGSKGMLQLAKNTGLYEDVRQCMLGEDQLPVTWAGSFDVVLIVGALSDGQVPACIAKELCKATKPGGLVCMTTRSNRDNVLYKACLEQQLKLMEDEGLWSRVTATEVEEWERAVSVDEVGYIGGCVYIYRVSDVKP, encoded by the exons ATGTCTTCTGAGACGAGGACGTTGGACAATGTGAAAGACGTTATTCTATCAGCTCACATGAACCTCTCACCAGCAGAAAAGGTGGAGTTCTACAACACGTGGTCAGAGAACTATGACAAG GATGTGTCTCTCCTGGACTACCGTGCGCCCCTTCTAGCAGCCGACCTGGTCTCCGCCCACTTCCCCGGGGAGCGGGGGGCGGCGTGGGTGCTGGACGTTGCGTGTGGGACCGGGTTGGTGGCTGCAGAG ATGAAGAAGCACGGGTTTGGACGTCTTGTTGGCCTTGACGGAAGCAAGGGTATGCTCCAGCTGGCCAAAAACACGGGGCTCTACGAAGACGTCAggcagtgcatgctgggagaagACCAGCTACCGGTGACATGGG CAGGCTCATTTGATGTGGTGTTAATTGTTGGAGCGCTTAGCGATGGTCAGGTTCCAGCTTGTATTGCCAAAGAGCTGTGTAAGGCCACCAAACCAG GGGGCCTCGTCTGTATGACCACCAGAAGCAACCGAGACAACGTGCTTTACAAAGCGTGtttggagcagcagctgaagcTCATGGAGGACGAAGGTCTGTGGAGTCGTGTGACCGcgacggaggtggaggagtgggagagagctGTGTCGGTGGATGAGGTGGGCTACATCGGCGGCTGTGTTTACATATACAGGGTCTCTGATGTAAAGCCATGA
- the LOC132460916 gene encoding claudin-like protein ZF-A89 translates to MGNQVVALLLALLGFFGTILICGLPMWKVTAFVGANIITAQVFWEGLWMNCVIQSTGQSQCKAYDSVLALPQNLQVSRALVCVSIAVSVAAIGLTVAGARFTNFLRDDGRTKISVGIAGGAVFIVAGVLCLIPVSWSAYTIITGFFNPIATQERRGELGASIYVGWASGVLLVIGGGMLCSTYRY, encoded by the coding sequence ATGGGAAACCAGGTGGTCGccctcctcctggccctccTCGGGTTCTTTGGAACCATCTTGATCTGCGGCCTGCCCATGTGGAAGGTGACGGCGTTCGTGGGCGCCAACATCATCACGGCGCAGGTCTTCTGGGAGGGCCTGTGGATGAACTGCGTGATCCAGAGCACGGGTCAGTCCCAGTGCAAGGCCTACGACTCGGTGCTGGCCCTGCCCCAGAACCTGCAGGTGTCGCGGGCGCTGGTCTGCGTCTCCATCGCCGTCAGCGTAGCGGCCATCGGGCTCACGGTGGCGGGCGCCCGCTTCACCAACTTCCTCCGCGACGACGGCCGCACCAAGATCAGCGTGGGCATCGCAGGAGGCGCCGTGTTCATCGTGGCGGGGGTCCTTTGCCTCATTCCTGTCAGCTGGTCAGCCTACACCATCATCACAGGGTTCTTTAACCCCATCGCCACCCAGGAGAGGCGGGGCGAGCTGGGGGCGTCCATCTACGTGGGATGGGCCTCCGGAGTGCTGCTCGTGATTGGTGGAGGAATGCTATGCAGCACCTATAGATACTGA
- the LOC132460931 gene encoding uncharacterized protein LOC132460931, translated as MVSTGRQLLGLALAIVGWIGAILVCALPMWKVSAFIGANIITAQTTWEGIWMNCVVQSTGQMQCKVYDSLLALSSDLQAARALTVVSIVAGVVGILLGIVGGKCTNFVSEERAKSRIGIAAGVVFLIAGVLVLVPVCWTANTVIQNFYNPILPSVHRASPSAMASLGIQMLASALALMGWAGAILGCVMPLWRVTAFVGSTIVTSQTIWEGIWMSCVCQSTGQISCKPYQSMLALSSDLQAARTLTVLAILTGAAGLLLAFIGGKCTRFLDDAPGRSKVMVVLAAGGVLIAAGLLLLIPSSWTAASVVSKFYSASNDAQRREMGASLYIGWAASVMLILGGALLIGSSCPLRPPDDDERSASAVRYVAVRVPTGSGRTAPRTPVSPPAPQGSAKLPWGEGSARSEGSKALSTKSQLERPGSTRSEQSSALSTKSQLKRAAAADASLESVKTEGSEDARSNAVKSYL; from the exons ATGGTTTCTACTGGGAGACAACTGCTGGGCTTGGCCCTGGCCATCGTAGGCTGGATCGGCGCCATCTTGGTGTGCGCTCTGCCCATGTGGAAGGTGAGCGCCTTCATCGGCGCCAACATCATCACGGCGCAGACCACCTGGGAGGGCATCTGGATGAACTGCGTGGTGCAGAGCACGGGCCAGATGCAGTGCAAGGTGTACGACTCTCTCCTGGCGCTGAGCTCCGACCTGCAGGCGGCGAGGGCCCTGACCGTGGTGTCCATCGTGGCGGGCGTAGTCGGCATCCTGCTGGGCATCGTCGGCGGCAAGTGCACCAACTTTGTGAGCGAGGAGCGGGCCAAGAGCAGGATCGGCATCGCGGCCGGCGTGGTGTTCCTGATTGCGGGGGTGCTTGTGCTGGTGCCGGTGTGCTGGACGGCCAACACCGTCATCCAGAACTTCTACAACCCCATCCTG CCGTCCGTCCATCGAGCCTCCCCGTCTGCGATGGCTTCGCTGGGGATCCAGATGCTGGCCAGCGCCCTGGCCCTGATGGGCTGGGCGGGCGCCATCCTGGGCTGCGTCATGCCCCTGTGGCGGGTCACGGCCTTCGTGGGGTCCACCATCGTCACCTCGCAGACCATCTGGGAGGGCATCTGGATGAGCTGCGTGTGCCAGAGCACGGGCCAGATCTCCTGCAAGCCGTACCAGTCCATGCTGGCGCTGAGCTCCGACCTGCAGGCCGCGCGGACGCTGACCGTGCTCGCCATCCTCACGGGCGCCGCGGGCCTCCTGCTGGCCTTCATCGGCGGCAAGTGCACGCGCTTCCTGGACGACGCGCCAGGCCGGAGCaaggtgatggtggtgctggCGGCGGGAGGCGTGCTCATCGCCGCGGGACTGCTGCTCCTGATCCCCTCGTCGTGGACGGCCGCCTCGGTGGTCAGCAAGTTCTACAGCGCCAGCAACGACGCCCAGCGCCGGGAGATGGGGGCGTCGCTGTACATCGGCTGGGCGGCGTCCGTCATGCTGATCCTGGGCGGGGCGCTGCTCATCGGCTCCTCCTGCCCGCTCCGACCCCCGGACGACGACGAGAGGAGCGCGTCCGCCGTGCGCTACGTGGCGGTGCGCGTGCCCACCGGGTCGGGCCGCACGGCGCCCCGGACCCCCGTGTCTCCGCCCGCACCGCAGGGGTCGGCCAAGCTGCCGTGGGGGGAGGGGTCGGCGAGGTCGGAGGGCAGCAAGGCCCTGTCCACCAAGTCTCAGCTGGAGAGACCCGGGTCCACCAGGTCTGAGCAGAGCAGTGCCCTGTCCACCAAGTCGCAGCTGAagcgagccgccgccgccgacgctTCGCTGGAGTCGGTGAAGACCGAGGGCAGCGAGGACGCTCGGTCCAACGCGGTCAAATCATACTTATAG